From one Bacteroidota bacterium genomic stretch:
- a CDS encoding MarR family transcriptional regulator: MKLEDEIKQKKFRSKQQKAMLNIIVTASYINTIQGKLLKPYNLTPQQYNVMRILRGQNGNPVSISLIQDRMLDKQSNASRLIDKLEAKQLVHRFVCPNDRRQMDISITQSGLDLLLEIDQKLIDSEGSITLSDDEADIINNILDRIRQNETT, from the coding sequence ATGAAACTAGAAGACGAAATAAAACAAAAGAAATTCAGGAGTAAGCAGCAAAAAGCTATGTTGAATATTATTGTAACGGCCAGTTATATCAATACTATACAAGGTAAACTTTTAAAGCCTTATAATTTAACACCCCAACAGTACAATGTAATGCGTATTTTAAGGGGGCAAAATGGAAATCCTGTAAGTATAAGTTTAATACAAGACAGGATGTTGGATAAACAATCTAATGCATCAAGATTGATTGATAAATTAGAAGCAAAACAATTGGTTCATCGTTTTGTTTGTCCAAATGACAGGCGACAAATGGATATCTCCATTACGCAATCAGGACTTGATTTGCTTTTAGAAATTGATCAAAAGTTAATTGATTCAGAAGGGAGCATTACCTTATCTGATGATGAAGCAGATATTATAAATAATATTTTAGATAGAATAAGACAAAACGAAACAACATAA
- a CDS encoding YceI family protein encodes MKKLIIAAVAAISMAAVAFKPATTTSTSYKVSAEKSTFNWHAKKVTGEHMGLVKFATGTIEANGTTLIGGNFDVDMTSISCTDLTGEWNEKLIGHLKSADFFAVDNFKTANLKIKTATAIKGAKAGADNYNVVADLTIKGITKEVAFPAMVVIKKTGEVVANASFDIDRTAYDIKYGSKSFFEGIGDKAIDDKFNVKIRVVATK; translated from the coding sequence ATGAAAAAGTTAATCATCGCTGCAGTAGCAGCAATCTCAATGGCAGCTGTGGCCTTTAAACCGGCAACAACAACTTCAACTTCTTACAAAGTAAGTGCTGAAAAATCAACATTTAACTGGCATGCTAAAAAAGTAACCGGTGAGCACATGGGTTTAGTGAAATTTGCAACTGGAACTATTGAAGCTAACGGAACTACTTTAATAGGTGGAAACTTTGATGTTGACATGACTTCTATTTCTTGTACTGATTTAACCGGTGAGTGGAATGAAAAATTGATTGGACATTTAAAATCAGCTGATTTTTTTGCAGTTGATAATTTCAAAACAGCTAATCTTAAAATTAAAACAGCTACAGCTATTAAAGGTGCTAAAGCAGGTGCTGATAACTACAATGTAGTAGCTGATTTAACTATTAAAGGTATTACTAAAGAAGTTGCTTTCCCTGCTATGGTAGTAATTAAAAAAACAGGTGAAGTAGTTGCAAACGCTAGCTTTGATATTGACAGAACAGCATACGATATTAAGTATGGTTCAAAAAGCTTTTTTGAAGGTATTGGCGACAAAGCAATTGACGATAAGTTCAACGTTAAAATTAGAGTAGTAGCTACAAAATAA
- a CDS encoding choice-of-anchor V domain-containing protein — protein sequence MKKIYTLISLISITFFLSTQVISNPTGAPAGYSGSPADGQTCGSCHGVATTEASNVLTSNVPGTGYVPGQTYTITVTIAGTTARKGFQVSPQNADGQIVGSLAAGSGSRLLSAKYITHSAAKTSTSSVWTFLWTAPVAGTGDVNLYGAFVNGYNNVSKQTLTVHEQTSTNIAGVANNSLFNVFPNPAKNVFQVDLNLTKADVVTMQLMSIDGKTNQMVFEQVLKAGQHQLAIDINDNKYPAGVYYLQINTNNQLQYKKLIIE from the coding sequence ATGAAAAAAATATATACCTTAATCTCCCTTATTTCTATCACATTTTTTTTAAGTACGCAGGTTATCTCCAATCCTACAGGAGCACCTGCTGGTTATTCAGGCTCACCTGCGGATGGACAAACTTGTGGCAGTTGTCATGGCGTAGCTACTACCGAGGCAAGCAATGTATTAACCAGTAATGTACCGGGTACAGGTTACGTACCAGGCCAAACGTATACTATTACCGTTACCATTGCTGGCACTACAGCCCGTAAAGGTTTTCAAGTATCGCCACAAAATGCCGATGGACAAATAGTAGGCAGTCTGGCTGCCGGTTCAGGTTCCAGATTATTGAGTGCAAAGTATATTACACATTCAGCAGCTAAAACCAGCACATCTTCAGTATGGACGTTTTTATGGACTGCACCCGTTGCCGGAACTGGCGATGTAAACTTATATGGTGCTTTTGTAAATGGTTATAATAATGTAAGTAAACAGACTTTAACTGTTCATGAACAAACGTCAACCAATATAGCAGGTGTTGCTAATAATAGCTTGTTCAATGTATTTCCCAATCCAGCTAAAAATGTATTCCAGGTTGATTTAAACTTAACGAAAGCTGATGTGGTAACTATGCAGTTAATGAGTATAGATGGAAAAACAAATCAAATGGTTTTTGAGCAAGTGTTAAAAGCAGGTCAGCATCAATTAGCCATTGACATTAATGATAATAAATACCCAGCAGGTGTTTATTATTTACAAATAAACACAAACAATCAATTGCAGTATAAAAAACTCATTATTGAATAA
- a CDS encoding DUF3108 domain-containing protein has product MPQNQVPQSELDDVLSKIKKVNNAFTYGEKLTYRVHYGPLDGGKAYFSIDAAPQVVNNRNTYYVKVHGKSAGLVDMMFKVKDEFESYIDQEALVPLKATKKIKEGKYTDSDFILFDHTAKTATGRRGKTEIVTNTQDIISAIYYARSMDMGAAKPGDVFPVPFYMDGKTYELRFKFVSRETLKTDMGTFKTIKVKPQLIEGRVFKDNDALTLWVTDDENKIPIRVESDIFVGSIKVDLEEMSGLRNPLTSKIK; this is encoded by the coding sequence ATGCCACAGAACCAAGTACCACAGTCAGAGTTAGACGATGTATTATCAAAAATAAAAAAAGTGAATAATGCATTTACCTATGGCGAAAAATTAACGTACCGCGTTCATTACGGACCTCTGGACGGTGGTAAAGCGTACTTTAGTATAGATGCTGCCCCCCAAGTGGTAAATAACAGAAATACTTATTATGTTAAAGTGCATGGCAAATCAGCCGGCTTGGTTGATATGATGTTTAAAGTAAAAGATGAATTTGAAAGTTATATTGACCAGGAAGCTTTGGTGCCTTTAAAAGCCACTAAAAAAATTAAAGAAGGAAAATATACTGACAGCGATTTTATTTTATTTGACCATACAGCCAAAACTGCAACCGGACGTAGGGGCAAAACAGAGATTGTAACCAATACCCAGGATATTATTAGCGCAATATACTATGCCCGTAGCATGGATATGGGTGCAGCAAAACCCGGTGATGTATTTCCTGTTCCGTTTTATATGGATGGTAAAACGTATGAGTTGCGCTTTAAATTTGTGAGCAGAGAAACTTTAAAAACAGATATGGGTACCTTTAAAACCATAAAAGTAAAACCTCAATTAATTGAAGGCCGTGTTTTTAAAGACAACGATGCATTAACCTTGTGGGTTACTGACGATGAAAACAAAATACCTATAAGAGTAGAAAGCGATATTTTTGTAGGAAGTATAAAGGTAGATTTGGAAGAAATGAGTGGACTACGGAATCCACTAACATCGAAAATAAAATAA
- the sprA gene encoding cell surface protein SprA has product MAFAMVSTTSARPARLRRDFILLPPDSTNKKDTTTKKLPFPLKDKKPWETTRKTNPFDLNDPPNIKSKYELDPQKNQYNYSSKIGNYNYGLPASETFSERLKNENKKSNKQYFKQRSQANNFAKGSSIVPPIQIPSKAFDKIFGSSVIDIRPRGTAELIFSYNGNEVRNPAFSLRQQSTSQFDFKQKIQLNVAGSVGDKVKVNMNYDTEATFEFENQMKLDYSGKEDDIIKKIELGNVGLPLSSSLIQGSQSLFGVKTTMQFGRLTATAVVSQQRGRSTETELQGGATSTKFDIQSSNYDMNRHFFLAQYFYQTYDNAVSNLPIINSNVVITRVEVWVTNRTGAFDNSRDVVGFSDLSEASHRINQLWQVNSSPFDTALSNKVNGLWGYLNGRGNAPVAEGPITNPDVKAKLSSSKNVLNQLVADEAVTGLKPLNQYMLVNYARQLNPNEYTFNNRLGFISLNQALNNDDVLMVAFEGSINGRPFKVGEFSADKAPNPDDPNVLFLKMIKGPSQRPDLPMWKLMMKNVYSLGSFGIQPTNFRLNLVYADDPSGADLNYLPVKNEPLLNDQALLNVFNLDKLNLQQERVSDGVFDFIEGVTVLSQTGRIILPSVEPFGKYLKSKFINNPTLADYYCYSALYDSTKFAAIQLPQFDKFFLRGSFQGSSNNEISVGSTNLQPGSVRVTANGAPLTENVDYTVDYSLGRVRIVNTALLNSNATIKVSTEGNSLFNVQQRTLVGARLDYKVHKDFLLGSTFIYMNEKPLTRIVNVGEEPISNLVVGLDGTYRRNSRFLTKMVDKLPFIETKEPSTFSVTGEYAHLIPGINSALSQGGTGYIDNFENAEIPFDLKSQSSWFLASTPQGQPDMFPEGNTLNSLENGYKRAKIAWYTIATNFHNSNDPYMPQHIKDNPGVISKHNVRQVIVQDIFAAKQIQPGLPNTLPTLDLSFYPSERGPFNYNVNNLQADGRLGNPTGNWGGIMRRIDQNDFEQSNIDYIEIWMQNPYEDNPASTDKGELYINIGNVSEDILRDNRRMAENGLAKEADSLSIAQSTDTTVWGRVPHNQVINYAFDADAGVRQRQDVGLDGLDDNAEREFFKTSYLGAIAQKFGPTSTAYNLANEDPSADNYHYFLGGDYDQGNLDVLQRYKKYNMSQGNSPIVGQGPESYPTAASNQPDVEDINRDFTTNDIEAYFQYKIDISKEKFVIGQNYVTDSVRNVVSFANQNTAPETWYQLKIPVREFQRQVGDITDFKSVRFMRMFMRGFKDSTVLRFAYLQLVRADWRKYTNNLETGGEHKPVDPTDNTQFVVSTVNIEKNGSRTPVPYTTPPGIDRQIDFSSPQNIQQNEQSLSLLVCNLKDGDARAAFKTANVDMRQYGKLRMFVHAESAQAKNGDLRAFIRLGTDLINNYYEYEIPLNLTSLSGTSNKSEVWANEMVINLEDLVEAKIARNNANWAFTLPYSVQKGNGRISVVGMPDFSQARVLMVGIRNPKRESGSTIDNGLPLCGEVWFNELRMTEFNTRGGWAANGRMQAKLADLGTVQLAGSIVTNGWGGVDKKLQQRAMDDTYQYDLTTQFELGKFFPVKSGLSIPFFFSYGNTLIRPLYNPLNPDTKLQKELDETTNPTRREQVSRAADDYTTRRSYNFTNVRKNRVGSKKAYPWDVENLSATYSFSETFRRNQQYESYLLQIYQTILGYNYTFVNKPVEPFAKVVKSKHLALIKDINFNYLPSNWGARVQVDRRYGETINRTNDNTGSLLMPAFYDKLFTMRRTYDLGWQFTKSIRIDYNAIADARIDEPNGRIDGSTPNKTDSIYNNFWKGGRLTQYDQTIRANYNVPIAKLPFLDFINQSSYTYAVTYQWKQAPPAADSLGNTIQNSRQQQFNLGANVTTLYNKFKFLRDINTPQQASKPKPAAKPKPKNKNNKKDNKGKKVVEEETPEEEEEEAKKMPAAATAAFKFLMAIKNISGSYSLTEGTIMPGFKPKPNYFGQNNDLNAPGYGFILGDQDPNFRFEAAKNGWLGTDPRMNNAYGQNIQERINGRITLEPFEDFRVELSVEKSTQNNITSIFRYDEFDVTGKPFKDFGYQETGSYSISYGTWSTAFTSDNAQGISSVFTQFENNRLEISNRLAAEKNGGTTTGLARDDNGYVIGYSRYSQDVLIPAFLAAYSGNSASSIALTPFPKLPIPNWRINYNGLSKLSFVKKWANNIALSHSYSSTYTVGNFLTPTALERDTAAGETDVPSKYIIRGVSISERFAPLIGVEITLINNITTSVKYNKDRMLNLALGSRQLNEQIGEEFTFGFGYRTKKLKIPLGRSRQIVLENDVNFRIDFSIRENETKIRNLDRISNEPVLGQTIYSFRPSVDYQINEKLMLRIFYDRRQTNPSTSNQFPTIISSGGFSLRYTIQ; this is encoded by the coding sequence ATGGCTTTTGCTATGGTGTCAACCACAAGTGCTCGTCCTGCGCGTTTGCGAAGGGATTTTATTTTATTACCTCCTGATAGCACTAACAAAAAAGACACTACCACTAAGAAATTACCTTTTCCGCTTAAGGATAAAAAACCTTGGGAAACAACCAGAAAAACCAATCCATTTGATTTAAACGATCCACCAAATATTAAAAGCAAGTATGAGTTAGATCCTCAAAAAAACCAGTATAATTATTCTTCAAAAATTGGAAACTATAATTACGGTTTACCTGCCAGTGAAACATTTAGTGAGCGTTTAAAAAACGAAAACAAAAAATCCAATAAGCAGTATTTTAAACAAAGATCGCAAGCCAATAATTTTGCAAAAGGAAGTAGCATAGTTCCGCCTATTCAAATACCAAGCAAGGCTTTTGATAAAATATTTGGAAGTTCTGTTATTGATATAAGACCAAGAGGAACAGCTGAACTTATATTTTCTTATAACGGAAATGAAGTGCGTAATCCTGCTTTCTCTTTACGCCAACAAAGTACCTCTCAGTTTGATTTTAAACAAAAAATACAGTTGAATGTTGCAGGTTCGGTTGGTGATAAGGTAAAGGTAAACATGAATTACGATACCGAAGCCACTTTTGAGTTTGAGAATCAAATGAAATTGGATTATTCGGGTAAGGAAGACGATATTATTAAGAAAATAGAATTGGGTAATGTTGGCTTGCCTTTAAGTTCAAGCTTAATACAAGGTAGCCAGAGTTTGTTTGGGGTTAAAACAACCATGCAGTTTGGCCGCTTAACCGCTACAGCCGTTGTTTCACAACAAAGAGGGCGCAGTACTGAAACGGAATTGCAAGGCGGTGCCACCAGTACTAAATTCGATATTCAATCAAGTAATTATGATATGAACCGCCATTTCTTTTTGGCGCAATATTTTTATCAAACGTATGATAATGCGGTAAGTAATTTACCCATTATTAATAGTAATGTAGTGATTACCCGTGTGGAGGTTTGGGTAACCAATAGAACAGGAGCTTTTGATAACTCGCGCGATGTTGTTGGTTTTTCTGATTTGAGTGAGGCCAGTCATCGTATTAATCAATTATGGCAGGTAAACAGCAGCCCTTTTGATACGGCATTGAGTAATAAAGTAAATGGTTTGTGGGGTTATTTAAATGGTAGGGGTAATGCACCTGTGGCAGAAGGACCAATTACTAATCCAGATGTAAAAGCCAAGTTGAGTTCTTCAAAAAATGTATTGAACCAATTAGTGGCAGATGAAGCTGTAACAGGTCTTAAGCCATTGAACCAATATATGTTGGTTAATTACGCTCGCCAGTTAAACCCTAACGAGTATACATTTAATAACAGACTCGGATTTATTTCCTTGAACCAGGCATTGAACAATGATGATGTGTTAATGGTGGCTTTTGAAGGAAGCATAAATGGCAGGCCATTTAAAGTAGGAGAGTTTAGTGCTGATAAAGCACCTAATCCTGATGACCCGAATGTGTTGTTTTTGAAAATGATAAAAGGGCCATCGCAACGTCCGGATTTACCCATGTGGAAGTTAATGATGAAAAACGTTTATTCATTAGGTTCGTTTGGTATACAACCTACTAACTTCAGGTTAAACTTAGTGTATGCTGATGATCCATCGGGAGCGGATTTAAATTATTTACCTGTAAAAAATGAGCCTTTATTGAATGATCAGGCCTTATTAAATGTGTTCAATTTAGATAAGTTAAATCTTCAGCAGGAAAGAGTTTCGGATGGTGTTTTTGATTTTATTGAAGGCGTAACAGTATTGTCTCAAACGGGTAGAATTATTTTACCATCAGTAGAACCATTTGGAAAATATCTAAAGTCAAAGTTTATTAATAATCCAACCTTGGCCGATTATTATTGTTATTCGGCCTTATACGATAGTACCAAGTTTGCAGCTATTCAATTGCCTCAGTTTGATAAATTCTTTTTAAGAGGAAGTTTTCAAGGTTCTTCCAATAACGAAATTTCAGTAGGGTCAACCAATTTACAGCCGGGTTCGGTAAGAGTAACTGCCAATGGCGCACCATTAACAGAAAACGTAGATTACACAGTTGATTATAGTTTAGGCAGGGTTAGAATTGTAAATACAGCGTTGTTAAATTCTAATGCTACCATTAAAGTTTCAACAGAAGGAAATAGTTTGTTTAATGTGCAGCAGCGTACCCTAGTAGGAGCTCGTTTGGATTATAAAGTGCATAAGGATTTTTTACTGGGATCGACTTTTATTTACATGAATGAAAAGCCTTTAACACGAATAGTAAATGTGGGAGAGGAGCCTATTTCAAATTTAGTAGTTGGCTTGGACGGAACATACAGACGCAACTCAAGGTTTTTAACAAAAATGGTCGATAAATTACCATTTATTGAAACCAAAGAACCTTCTACTTTCTCCGTAACGGGCGAGTATGCACACCTGATACCGGGTATAAACAGCGCACTTAGCCAAGGTGGCACAGGTTATATTGATAACTTTGAAAATGCTGAAATTCCATTTGATTTAAAATCACAAAGCTCATGGTTTTTAGCAAGTACTCCGCAAGGGCAGCCGGATATGTTTCCGGAAGGGAATACTTTAAACTCATTGGAAAATGGATACAAGAGAGCAAAAATTGCGTGGTATACTATTGCTACAAATTTCCATAACTCCAACGATCCTTATATGCCACAACATATAAAGGACAATCCGGGTGTTATTTCAAAACACAATGTACGACAAGTTATTGTACAGGATATTTTTGCGGCTAAACAAATTCAACCAGGTTTGCCAAATACTTTACCAACCTTAGACTTATCTTTTTATCCAAGTGAAAGAGGGCCGTTTAATTATAACGTAAACAATTTACAGGCGGATGGAAGGTTAGGTAATCCAACAGGTAACTGGGGTGGTATTATGAGAAGGATTGATCAGAATGACTTTGAACAATCTAATATTGACTATATAGAAATATGGATGCAAAATCCGTATGAAGACAATCCGGCCAGTACGGATAAAGGAGAGTTGTATATTAACATAGGAAACGTAAGTGAGGATATATTACGTGATAACAGAAGAATGGCTGAGAATGGTTTGGCTAAAGAAGCTGATAGTTTATCCATAGCCCAATCAACAGATACGACTGTATGGGGAAGAGTACCGCATAACCAGGTTATTAATTATGCTTTTGATGCCGATGCCGGGGTTCGCCAAAGACAGGATGTGGGTTTGGATGGTTTGGACGATAATGCAGAAAGAGAGTTTTTTAAAACCAGTTATTTGGGTGCAATAGCTCAAAAGTTTGGCCCTACTTCTACTGCTTATAACTTAGCTAATGAAGATCCATCTGCCGATAACTACCATTACTTTTTGGGAGGTGATTATGACCAAGGTAACTTAGATGTATTGCAGCGTTATAAAAAGTATAATATGTCACAAGGAAACTCGCCAATTGTTGGTCAGGGTCCTGAGTCATACCCCACGGCAGCTTCCAACCAACCCGATGTAGAAGATATAAACAGAGATTTTACTACGAATGATATTGAAGCTTATTTCCAGTATAAAATAGATATATCGAAAGAGAAATTTGTAATCGGGCAAAACTATGTGACGGACAGTGTAAGAAATGTTGTTTCGTTTGCCAATCAAAATACGGCTCCTGAAACATGGTACCAATTGAAAATTCCGGTAAGGGAATTTCAGCGCCAGGTGGGTGATATTACCGATTTTAAATCAGTACGTTTTATGCGTATGTTTATGAGAGGTTTTAAAGACAGTACCGTATTGCGTTTTGCCTATTTGCAATTGGTAAGAGCGGATTGGCGTAAATATACCAATAACTTGGAAACAGGTGGCGAGCATAAACCTGTTGATCCAACTGATAATACCCAATTTGTAGTATCAACAGTTAATATTGAAAAAAACGGTAGCAGAACACCCGTACCTTATACCACACCCCCTGGCATTGACAGGCAGATAGATTTCAGCTCCCCACAAAACATTCAACAAAATGAGCAATCGCTTTCTTTATTGGTATGTAATTTAAAAGATGGTGATGCGAGAGCTGCATTTAAAACAGCCAACGTTGATATGCGTCAGTACGGTAAATTACGCATGTTTGTGCATGCTGAAAGTGCGCAAGCTAAGAATGGTGATTTACGTGCATTTATTCGTTTAGGAACAGATTTAATAAATAACTATTACGAGTACGAAATACCATTAAACTTAACATCATTATCAGGAACCTCGAACAAAAGTGAAGTTTGGGCTAATGAAATGGTTATTAACTTAGAAGATTTAGTAGAAGCTAAGATAGCACGTAACAATGCCAATTGGGCTTTTACATTACCTTATTCTGTACAAAAAGGAAATGGAAGAATAAGCGTAGTAGGTATGCCTGACTTTAGCCAGGCCCGTGTTTTAATGGTGGGTATTCGTAATCCTAAGCGTGAGTCGGGTAGTACAATCGATAATGGTTTACCTTTATGTGGTGAGGTTTGGTTTAATGAGTTGCGTATGACTGAATTTAATACCAGAGGTGGTTGGGCTGCAAATGGTAGAATGCAGGCTAAGTTAGCCGATTTAGGAACCGTTCAGTTAGCAGGAAGTATTGTTACCAATGGTTGGGGTGGTGTAGATAAAAAATTGCAGCAACGTGCTATGGATGATACTTACCAATATGATTTAACAACACAGTTTGAGTTGGGTAAATTTTTCCCGGTAAAATCAGGTTTATCTATTCCATTCTTCTTTTCATACGGTAATACTTTAATCAGACCATTATACAATCCATTAAATCCCGATACCAAATTACAAAAGGAGTTAGATGAAACAACCAATCCAACAAGGCGGGAACAAGTATCGCGGGCTGCAGATGATTACACCACAAGGCGGAGTTATAATTTTACCAATGTCAGGAAAAACAGGGTAGGCAGTAAAAAAGCCTATCCTTGGGATGTAGAAAATTTATCGGCTACTTATTCATTTAGCGAAACCTTTAGGCGAAACCAACAGTACGAAAGTTATTTGTTACAGATTTATCAAACCATACTTGGGTATAATTATACTTTTGTGAACAAGCCCGTAGAACCATTTGCCAAAGTTGTAAAATCAAAACATTTGGCACTGATAAAGGATATAAACTTTAACTATTTGCCATCTAACTGGGGAGCAAGGGTACAAGTAGACAGGCGTTATGGTGAAACCATTAACAGAACCAATGACAATACTGGTTCATTACTTATGCCTGCTTTTTACGATAAGTTATTTACCATGCGCAGAACGTATGATTTAGGCTGGCAATTTACCAAGAGCATTCGGATAGATTACAATGCGATAGCTGATGCCAGAATTGATGAACCCAATGGAAGAATAGATGGTTCAACACCTAATAAAACAGATAGTATTTATAATAATTTTTGGAAAGGAGGGCGTTTAACGCAATACGACCAAACAATCAGAGCCAATTATAATGTACCAATAGCTAAGTTACCGTTTTTAGATTTTATCAATCAATCAAGTTATACATACGCAGTTACTTATCAGTGGAAACAAGCACCACCTGCTGCTGATAGTTTGGGTAACACTATTCAAAACTCGCGTCAGCAACAATTTAATTTAGGAGCTAATGTTACTACACTGTACAATAAGTTTAAGTTTTTGCGCGATATAAATACACCACAGCAAGCCAGTAAACCTAAACCGGCAGCTAAGCCTAAACCAAAAAATAAAAACAATAAGAAAGACAATAAAGGTAAAAAAGTGGTAGAGGAAGAAACGCCTGAAGAGGAAGAGGAGGAAGCCAAGAAAATGCCAGCCGCGGCTACTGCTGCCTTCAAGTTCTTAATGGCTATCAAAAATATTTCAGGTTCATACAGTTTAACAGAGGGAACCATTATGCCGGGCTTTAAGCCCAAGCCAAACTATTTTGGACAAAACAATGATTTAAATGCTCCCGGATATGGATTTATATTGGGAGACCAGGATCCTAACTTTAGGTTCGAAGCAGCTAAAAATGGTTGGTTGGGTACGGATCCTAGAATGAATAATGCTTATGGGCAAAACATTCAGGAGCGTATAAATGGAAGAATTACCTTGGAACCTTTTGAGGATTTTAGGGTAGAGCTAAGTGTAGAAAAGTCAACCCAGAATAATATTACTTCTATATTCCGTTACGATGAATTTGATGTTACCGGAAAACCATTTAAAGATTTTGGCTACCAGGAAACGGGAAGCTATAGTATTAGTTACGGAACTTGGAGCACTGCTTTTACCAGTGACAATGCACAAGGAATATCGTCCGTATTTACCCAGTTTGAAAACAACAGACTTGAAATATCCAATCGTTTAGCTGCCGAAAAAAATGGGGGAACTACCACAGGATTAGCACGCGATGATAATGGTTATGTGATTGGTTACAGCCGCTATAGCCAAGATGTATTAATACCTGCTTTTTTAGCTGCATACAGTGGCAATAGTGCAAGTAGTATAGCATTGACTCCTTTCCCTAAATTGCCTATTCCAAACTGGCGTATTAACTACAATGGATTATCGAAATTATCGTTTGTTAAAAAATGGGCTAATAATATAGCCTTAAGCCATAGCTACTCATCAACCTATACGGTTGGCAACTTTTTAACACCAACAGCTTTAGAAAGAGATACCGCTGCAGGTGAAACCGATGTGCCTTCAAAGTATATTATACGTGGTGTAAGTATAAGTGAGCGATTTGCTCCGTTAATAGGTGTAGAGATTACTTTGATTAACAATATAACAACATCAGTTAAGTATAATAAAGATAGAATGTTGAATCTGGCCTTAGGTTCACGTCAGCTGAATGAACAAATAGGCGAAGAGTTTACGTTTGGTTTTGGTTACAGGACTAAAAAATTGAAAATTCCACTGGGACGCTCACGCCAGATTGTATTGGAAAACGATGTTAATTTCAGGATTGATTTCTCCATACGCGAGAATGAAACAAAAATTAGAAACTTAGATAGAATAAGCAATGAACCGGTTTTAGGGCAAACTATTTATAGTTTCAGACCGAGTGTTGACTACCAGATAAATGAAAAATTAATGCTTCGTATTTTTTACGACAGACGACAAACCAATCCATCTACCTCCAACCAATTTCCAACCATTATTTCAAGCGGTGGCTTTAGTTTACGCTACACTATCCAATAA